One genomic region from Phragmites australis chromosome 1, lpPhrAust1.1, whole genome shotgun sequence encodes:
- the LOC133924734 gene encoding coronatine-insensitive protein homolog 1a — protein sequence MGGEVPEPRRLSRALSFGCDGVPEEALHLVFGYIDDPRDREAASLVCRRWHRIDALTRKHVTVGFCYAAEPARLRARFPRLESLALKGRPRAAMYGLIPDDWGAYTAPWVAELAAPLECLKAVHLRRMTVTDDDIAVLVRARGHMLQVLKLDKCSGFSTDALRLVARSCRSLRTLFLEECIIGDNGSEWLHVLAVNNSVLVTLNFYMTDLKVEPADLELLAKNCKSLISLKMSECDLSGLIVFFQTSKALQEFAGGAFCEVGEYTEFEKVKFPPRLCLLGLTFMGTNEMPIIFPFSAKLKKLDLQYTFLTTEDHCQLIAKCPNLLVLEVRNVIGDRGLEVVADTCKKLRRLRIERGDDDPGQEEQGGVSQLGLTAVAVGCRELEYIAAYVSDITNGALESIGTFCKNLYDFRLVLLDRENEITDLPLDNGVRALLRNCTKLRRFALYLRPGGLSDVGLGYIGQYSGNIQYMLLGNVGESDHGLIHFAMGCTNLRKLELRSCCFSERALAEAVLQMPSLRYIWVQGYRASQTGRDLLLMARPFWNIEFVPPSPESAYQMTADGQPCLDSQPQVLAYYSLAGRRLDCPQWLVTLHPA from the exons ATGGGCGGCGAGGTGCCGGAGCCCCGGCGGCTGAGCCGCGCGCTCAGCTTCGGCTGCGACGGCGTCCCAGAGGAGGCGCTGCACCTTGTGTTCGGCTACATCGACGACCCACGCGACCGTGAGGCGGCCTCGCTTGTGTGCCGCCGCTGGCACCGTATCGACGCGCTCACACGCAAGCACGTAACCGTCGGCTTCTGCTACGCCGCCGAGCCGGCCCGACTACGCGCCAGGTTCCCGCGGCTCGAGTCGCTCGCGCTCAAAGGGAGGCCCCGTGCCGCTATGTACGGGCTCATCCCCGACGACTGGGGCGCCTACACCGCACCCTGGGTCGCTGAGCTCGCCGCGCCGCTTGAGTGCCTCAAGGCGGTCCACCTGCGCCGCATGACCGTCACGGACGACGACATCGCGGTGCTCGTCCGCGCGCGCGGACATATGCTGCAGGTGCTCAAGCTTGACAAATGCTCCGGTTTCTCCACGGATGCCCTCCGCCTCGTCGCCCGCTCCTGCAG ATCTCTGAGAACATTATTCCTGGAAGAATGCATAATTGGTGATAACGGCAGTGAATGGCTCCATGTACTTGCTGTCAACAATTCTGTTCTGGTGACACTGAACTTCTACATGACTGACCTCAAAGTGGAGCCAGCTGATCTGGAGCTCCTTGCAAAGAACTGCAAATCATTGATTTCATTGAAGATGAGTGAGTGTGATCTTTCAGGTCTGATTGTTTTTTTCCAAACCTCCAAAGCATTACAAGAATTTGCTGGAGGAGCATTTTGTGAAGTTGGAGAGTACACCGAGTTTGAAAAGGTTAAATTCCCACCCAGACTATGCTTATTGGGGCTTACCTTCATGGGTACAAATGAGATGCCTATTATCTTTCCTTTTTCTGCAAAACTCAAGAAACTGGACTTGCAGTACACTTTTCTCACCACTGAAGATCATTGCCAGCTTATTGCTAAATGCCCCAACCTACTGGTTCTTGAG GTAAGAAATGTGATAGGAGATAGAGGACTAGAAGTTGTTGCTGATACATGCAAGAAGCTACGAAGACTCCGAATTGAGCGGGGGGATGATGATCCAGGTCAAGAAGAGCAGGGTGGAGTCTCTCAGTTAGGCTTGACCGCCGTAGCTGTTGGTTGCCGTGAACTGGAGTACATAGCTGCCTATGTATCTGATATCACCAACGGAGCGCTGGAATCAATTGGGACTTTCTGCAAAAATCTTTATGACTTCCGGCTTGTTCTACTTGACAGAGAAAATGAAATAACAGATCTGCCGCTTGACAATGGTGTCCGCGCTCTATTGAGGAATTGCACCAAACTTCGGAGGTTTGCTCTCTACCTGAGACCGGGAGGGCTCTCGGATGTAGGCCTTGGCTACATTGGACAATACAGTGGAAACATCCAATACATGCTACTTGGCAACGTTGGTGAATCTGACCATGGACTGATCCACTTTGCAATGGGGTGcacaaaccttcggaagctcGAACTGAGAAGCTGCTGCTTCAGTGAGCGAGCTCTAGCCGAAGCTGTGCTCCAGATGCCCTCACTGAGGTACATATGGGTGCAGGGGTACAGAGCCTCTCAAACAGGCCGGGACCTCCTGCTCATGGCCAGGCCCTTCTGGAACATCGAATTCGTGCCTCCAAGTCCCGAGAGCGCGTATCAGATGACGGCGGATGGGCAACCTTGTCTGGATAGCCAACCTCAGGTTCTTGCATATTACTCCCTTGCTGGAAGGAGGCTGGACTGCCCTCAGTGGCTGGTTACATTGCATCCTGCGTGA